One window from the genome of Streptomyces sp. NBC_01476 encodes:
- a CDS encoding winged helix-turn-helix transcriptional regulator yields the protein MVDSRSCARNQEGPEACSTISDMLARIGDKWSLLIVSTLGDGPLRFNELRRRIADISQKMLSSTLKVLERDGMVERTVLPSVPPQVEYALTDLGRELLQPASALAAWTAANTPRILAARARYDSRTQPPATG from the coding sequence ATGGTCGACAGCCGGAGCTGCGCGCGTAACCAGGAGGGCCCGGAGGCCTGCAGCACGATCTCCGACATGCTGGCCCGGATCGGCGACAAGTGGTCGCTGCTGATCGTCTCGACCCTGGGCGACGGGCCGCTGCGGTTCAACGAGCTGCGGCGGCGTATCGCCGATATCAGCCAGAAGATGCTCTCCTCGACGCTGAAGGTGCTGGAGCGCGACGGAATGGTCGAGCGGACCGTGCTCCCGAGCGTCCCGCCGCAGGTGGAGTACGCGCTCACCGACCTCGGCCGCGAACTCCTCCAGCCGGCGAGCGCGCTGGCCGCGTGGACCGCCGCGAACACGCCGCGGATCCTGGCCGCGCGCGCCCGGTACGACTCCCGGACCCAGCCCCCGGCCACCGGCTGA
- a CDS encoding GlsB/YeaQ/YmgE family stress response membrane protein encodes MGVVAWIIIGLLAGLIAKALMPGKDPGGIIITALIGIAGGLLGGWLGKVIFGVDSIDGFFDLSTWIAAIVGSMILLALYRVFTGRTRAHA; translated from the coding sequence ATGGGTGTCGTCGCTTGGATCATCATCGGGCTGCTGGCCGGGCTCATCGCCAAGGCCCTCATGCCGGGCAAGGACCCGGGCGGCATCATCATCACCGCCCTGATCGGCATCGCCGGCGGCCTGCTGGGCGGCTGGCTCGGCAAGGTCATCTTCGGCGTCGACTCGATCGACGGGTTCTTCGACCTGTCCACCTGGATCGCCGCCATAGTCGGCTCCATGATCCTGCTGGCCCTCTACCGGGTCTTCACCGGCCGCACCCGAGCCCACGCCTGA
- a CDS encoding SDR family NAD(P)-dependent oxidoreductase: MTITLITGANKGIGFETARQLLALGHVVYVGARDVERGEKAAAALGARCVPLDVTDDASVSGALATIDAAEGRLDVLVNNAGIPGDTAADGPTALRVFDTNAVGVVRVTEAALPLLRKSSNPTVVTVSSSAGSFWAVTNPDRPEFGLPLALYSASKAAATMLTVQYAKSQPGIKFNAVEPGTTATDLTAAFGIGRPPQESAEVVVRFATLAADGPTGTFQDENGELPW; the protein is encoded by the coding sequence ATGACCATCACACTGATCACCGGGGCCAACAAGGGCATCGGCTTCGAGACGGCCAGACAGCTGCTGGCGTTGGGCCACGTTGTCTACGTCGGCGCTCGTGACGTCGAACGAGGCGAGAAGGCCGCGGCGGCGCTCGGCGCACGATGCGTGCCGCTCGACGTGACCGACGACGCATCGGTGAGCGGCGCGCTGGCGACGATCGACGCCGCCGAGGGCCGGCTCGACGTCCTGGTGAACAACGCGGGCATCCCGGGAGACACAGCCGCCGACGGTCCCACGGCCCTGCGGGTCTTCGACACCAATGCGGTGGGAGTCGTGCGCGTCACGGAGGCGGCGCTTCCCCTGCTGCGGAAGTCCTCGAACCCGACCGTGGTCACCGTGTCGAGCAGCGCCGGGTCGTTCTGGGCGGTGACCAATCCGGACCGCCCGGAGTTCGGCCTGCCGCTGGCGCTCTACTCCGCGTCCAAGGCCGCGGCGACCATGCTCACGGTCCAGTACGCCAAGTCCCAGCCGGGTATCAAGTTCAACGCCGTCGAGCCCGGCACCACCGCGACCGACCTGACGGCCGCATTCGGAATCGGAAGGCCGCCGCAGGAGAGCGCCGAAGTCGTGGTGCGTTTCGCCACGCTCGCCGCGGACGGTCCGACCGGAACCTTCCAGGACGAGAACGGGGAACTGCCCTGGTGA
- a CDS encoding ester cyclase, whose amino-acid sequence MSDSDLRAFYLRYIEALDAHAFDGMDEFISDRTTLNGEPATRDDLIAVQQQDVDAVPDLHWELKELLFDSDRLAARLTPVNFAGS is encoded by the coding sequence ATGTCCGACAGTGATCTGCGCGCGTTCTACCTGCGCTACATCGAGGCGCTCGACGCCCATGCGTTCGACGGCATGGACGAGTTCATCAGCGACCGGACCACCCTGAACGGTGAGCCGGCCACCCGGGACGACCTCATCGCGGTGCAGCAGCAGGACGTGGACGCGGTTCCGGACCTCCACTGGGAGCTCAAGGAACTGCTCTTCGACAGTGACCGTCTGGCCGCGCGGCTGACGCCGGTGAACTTCGCCGGCAGTTGA
- a CDS encoding NADPH-dependent FMN reductase, with protein MSTPPRLALIIGSTRPQRFADKPADWLIEQAATRDDFTLDRIDLRDFDLPFFAEASSNLHAPTVDPKALAWQEAIRPYDGYIFVVAEYNHSITGALKNALDQAYVEWVRKPFSAFGYGSTGGARAVEHLRGIGVELQMVPSKFGVHIGGSDLFKVHPFGGNAPISEIEAAIKPSADAMFDDLVWWSSILREARATA; from the coding sequence GTGAGCACTCCGCCCCGCCTGGCCCTCATCATCGGCTCGACCCGTCCGCAGCGCTTCGCGGACAAGCCCGCCGACTGGCTGATCGAGCAGGCTGCCACGCGTGACGACTTCACCCTCGACCGCATCGACCTGCGCGACTTCGATCTGCCGTTCTTCGCCGAGGCGTCGTCCAACCTGCACGCGCCCACGGTCGACCCGAAGGCCCTCGCCTGGCAGGAAGCGATCCGTCCTTACGACGGCTACATCTTCGTCGTCGCCGAGTACAACCATTCCATCACCGGAGCGCTGAAGAACGCGCTCGACCAGGCTTACGTCGAGTGGGTCCGCAAGCCGTTCTCGGCGTTCGGTTACGGGAGCACCGGCGGCGCCCGCGCCGTCGAGCACCTGCGCGGTATCGGGGTCGAGCTTCAGATGGTGCCCTCGAAGTTCGGGGTGCACATCGGCGGCAGTGACCTGTTCAAGGTCCACCCCTTCGGTGGAAACGCGCCGATCAGCGAGATCGAGGCGGCCATCAAGCCGTCGGCCGACGCCATGTTCGACGACCTCGTCTGGTGGTCCTCGATCCTGCGGGAAGCCCGCGCCACCGCCTAG
- a CDS encoding nuclear transport factor 2 family protein — protein MSASADEQIIRALEDERYQAMLDGDLPALERLCAGELVYTHSNAERDTKESYLDKVKEGVFVYHWIEHPIEQLTVIGDCAVVAGQMRAHVTNRGEERQLDNACLAVWARTDAGWRFVAYQPTVNPKAA, from the coding sequence ATGAGTGCGAGCGCCGACGAACAGATCATTCGCGCGCTGGAGGACGAGCGCTATCAGGCGATGCTGGACGGCGACCTTCCCGCGCTGGAGCGGCTGTGCGCCGGCGAACTCGTCTACACCCACTCCAACGCCGAGCGCGACACCAAGGAGTCGTACCTCGACAAGGTGAAGGAGGGCGTGTTCGTCTACCACTGGATCGAGCACCCGATCGAGCAGTTGACGGTCATCGGCGACTGCGCCGTCGTGGCCGGCCAGATGCGCGCGCACGTCACCAACCGCGGTGAGGAGAGGCAGCTCGACAATGCCTGTCTGGCGGTGTGGGCGCGCACGGACGCCGGCTGGCGGTTCGTCGCCTACCAGCCGACCGTCAATCCGAAGGCGGCGTAA
- a CDS encoding substrate-binding domain-containing protein produces MLGTLSWSRHRRCVSALSVAGGALLLSACGSAGPGATEPGNPAAGSSQQPATVAARSVIAGSGVTSDTAFCGTKPITLGIQDGFGTNGWSQSSMAAVRSEAAKCPNVKQDVSIGQGDLQSSLSQINAMTAKGVDALVVIPDFGQSELPAIQAATRAGTKVVPWAADAGGTPGTDFVTYVDWDPTNNGKLWAQWMAKTLKGKGNVVYLAGPAGNPVSTRELNGINSVLSGYPGIKLLTGSKDWAVGNWDPAQAQKAMASLLSKYPTIDGVITDDGQGTAGALRAFTAAGRPLVPFTGLEVNQLGCAYRQLKPANPKFEMATISSRNWLGRVAARKAIAAAEGTASGEPSIYALPLLEDSTAGKAPACDSGSSQDTFLDSRLSPSDLATYGQAS; encoded by the coding sequence GTGCTCGGCACACTCTCATGGAGCCGCCACCGGCGCTGTGTCTCGGCGCTGTCGGTCGCCGGCGGCGCCCTGCTGCTCAGTGCCTGCGGTTCGGCCGGCCCCGGGGCGACCGAACCGGGGAATCCGGCCGCCGGGTCCTCGCAGCAGCCGGCGACCGTGGCCGCGCGGTCGGTGATCGCCGGCTCCGGGGTCACCTCCGACACGGCGTTCTGCGGCACCAAGCCGATCACCCTGGGCATCCAGGACGGTTTCGGTACCAACGGCTGGTCGCAGTCCTCGATGGCCGCGGTGCGTTCGGAGGCGGCCAAGTGCCCCAACGTCAAGCAGGACGTGTCGATCGGCCAGGGCGACCTGCAGTCCTCGCTCTCCCAGATCAACGCCATGACCGCCAAGGGCGTCGACGCCCTGGTCGTCATTCCCGACTTCGGCCAGTCCGAGTTGCCGGCCATCCAGGCGGCCACACGCGCCGGGACCAAGGTCGTCCCATGGGCCGCGGACGCGGGCGGCACGCCGGGCACCGACTTCGTCACCTATGTCGACTGGGACCCGACGAACAACGGCAAGCTCTGGGCGCAGTGGATGGCCAAGACCCTGAAGGGCAAGGGCAATGTCGTCTACCTCGCCGGGCCGGCCGGCAACCCGGTCTCCACCAGGGAACTGAACGGCATCAACTCGGTGCTGTCGGGCTACCCGGGCATCAAGCTCCTCACCGGGAGCAAGGACTGGGCCGTCGGCAACTGGGATCCCGCCCAGGCGCAGAAGGCGATGGCCTCGCTGCTGTCGAAGTACCCGACCATCGACGGTGTCATCACCGACGACGGACAGGGCACCGCCGGCGCACTGCGGGCGTTCACCGCCGCCGGACGCCCGCTCGTGCCCTTCACCGGCCTCGAGGTGAACCAGCTCGGCTGCGCCTACCGGCAACTCAAGCCCGCCAACCCCAAGTTCGAGATGGCGACCATCTCATCGCGGAACTGGCTCGGACGGGTCGCCGCCCGCAAGGCGATCGCCGCTGCCGAGGGCACCGCTTCCGGTGAGCCGTCGATCTACGCGCTGCCCCTTCTGGAGGACTCGACGGCCGGCAAGGCGCCCGCCTGCGACTCCGGCTCGTCGCAGGACACCTTCCTCGACAGCCGTCTCAGCCCGTCCGACCTGGCCACGTACGGGCAGGCGTCGTGA